The following are from one region of the Desulfovibrio legallii genome:
- a CDS encoding histidine-type phosphatase: protein MRTPLHQLLAGLVCAALCLCAPLAAPAQAPTPESEPTRLLKIVALTRHGVRAPTQKAKTLALWSTRAWPQWPVPQGWLTPRGGQLVTAMWEDLRGELLRLGILPEGVCPPPGRIFVRADVDQRTRATARALLEGLAPGCNRGYAVADTDPDPLFHPVKSGLYAFDPAQVAGEVLRMADGDLNQLRQEQNEALIQLEALSAPVSAEFCARFNLSPNCGLADIPNFVSVAAGGNGVKLAGGLHAAASLAEIFLLEYAQWPESNAGWGQVDAQTLRQLLPLRVRVFDVINRAPHVAKANGASLLNAMTAALLGKHPDQRCNAAALTVFVGHDTNITQVASLLGLTWQAPGYPDDMVPPGGVLLLELWERNGQREVRPRFFAQSLEALHAPFAAPLPPEALTPGATPPADPDRAHKAGEAVVSAPPVVGAARFSLEDFQTRVRTALKGAPLAPDTAPPLHWDETPPLPVPQPLDEAAVTP, encoded by the coding sequence ATGCGCACCCCCCTCCACCAGCTCCTTGCGGGCCTTGTCTGTGCGGCGCTTTGCCTCTGCGCGCCCCTGGCCGCGCCCGCGCAGGCCCCTACCCCGGAATCCGAACCGACCCGGCTGCTCAAAATTGTGGCCCTCACCCGCCACGGCGTGCGCGCACCCACCCAAAAGGCCAAAACCCTGGCCCTCTGGAGCACCCGCGCCTGGCCGCAGTGGCCCGTGCCGCAGGGCTGGCTTACGCCGCGCGGGGGGCAGCTCGTCACGGCCATGTGGGAGGATCTGCGCGGCGAGCTGCTGCGTCTGGGCATCCTGCCCGAAGGCGTCTGCCCGCCGCCGGGACGCATTTTTGTGCGCGCCGATGTGGATCAGCGCACCCGCGCCACGGCCAGAGCCCTGCTGGAAGGCCTGGCCCCCGGCTGCAACCGGGGCTACGCCGTGGCCGATACCGACCCCGACCCCCTCTTCCATCCCGTCAAGTCCGGCCTCTACGCCTTTGACCCGGCCCAGGTGGCCGGCGAAGTGCTGCGCATGGCCGACGGCGACCTGAACCAGCTGCGCCAGGAGCAGAACGAGGCCCTTATCCAGCTGGAGGCCCTGAGCGCGCCGGTTTCGGCCGAATTCTGCGCGCGCTTCAACCTGTCGCCGAACTGTGGCCTGGCGGACATCCCCAATTTCGTAAGCGTGGCCGCCGGCGGCAATGGGGTCAAACTGGCGGGGGGGCTGCACGCAGCAGCCAGCCTGGCCGAAATTTTTTTGCTGGAATACGCCCAGTGGCCCGAAAGCAACGCCGGCTGGGGCCAGGTGGACGCCCAGACCCTGCGCCAACTGCTGCCCCTGCGTGTGCGGGTCTTTGACGTAATCAACCGTGCGCCGCACGTGGCCAAAGCCAACGGGGCCAGCCTGCTCAACGCCATGACAGCCGCACTTCTGGGCAAACACCCGGACCAGCGCTGCAATGCGGCGGCTTTGACCGTTTTTGTGGGGCACGACACCAACATCACCCAGGTGGCTTCTCTCCTGGGCCTCACCTGGCAGGCCCCCGGTTACCCGGACGACATGGTGCCGCCTGGCGGCGTGCTGCTGCTGGAGCTTTGGGAACGCAACGGCCAACGCGAGGTGCGGCCGCGCTTCTTTGCCCAGTCCCTGGAGGCCCTGCACGCTCCCTTTGCCGCGCCCCTGCCGCCCGAAGCCCTGACCCCCGGCGCGACGCCGCCTGCAGACCCCGACCGCGCCCACAAAGCCGGCGAGGCCGTGGTCAGCGCGCCCCCGGTGGTGGGGGCGGCCCGCTTCAGCCTGGAGGACTTCCAGACCCGTGTGCGCACAGCCCTGAAGGGCGCCCCCCTGGCCCCGGATACCGCGCCGCCCCTGCACTGGGATGAAACCCCGCCTTTGCCTGTCCCCCAGCCGTTGGACGAAGCCGCTGTGACGCCGTAA